Proteins from a genomic interval of Gordonia sp. SL306:
- a CDS encoding SDR family NAD(P)-dependent oxidoreductase has translation MFDVDRYGPWAVIAGGSEGVGAGFARHLADAGINLVLIARKSGPLEDTATEMRGRGVEVRTLALDLTQPSSIEQIAAATDDIDVGLLIYNAGANSYGRAFLDGELDGFRSVLDLNITGQLALVHRFGRRMRSAGRGGIILVGSMSGYLGSREQSVYGGVKAFGRIFAESIWLELRDHGIDVLELILGVTRTPAMQRAGLDFDIPGIRVAEPDDVAAEGLAHLSDGPVWVAGGNGRAVEKRNGMDRADLVLGADEAMRRMLPRERSNR, from the coding sequence ATGTTCGATGTGGACCGCTATGGGCCCTGGGCCGTCATTGCCGGCGGATCCGAGGGTGTCGGAGCAGGATTCGCACGTCACCTCGCCGATGCCGGCATCAACCTCGTCCTGATCGCGCGCAAGTCCGGACCACTCGAGGACACCGCGACGGAGATGCGCGGGCGCGGCGTCGAGGTCCGCACCCTGGCGCTCGATCTCACGCAGCCGTCGTCGATCGAGCAGATCGCTGCGGCGACCGACGACATCGACGTCGGTCTGCTGATCTACAACGCGGGCGCCAACAGCTACGGCCGGGCGTTTCTCGATGGTGAGCTCGACGGCTTCCGTTCGGTTCTGGACCTGAACATCACCGGCCAGCTGGCGCTGGTCCATCGGTTCGGCAGGCGGATGCGGAGTGCCGGACGCGGCGGCATCATCCTGGTCGGGTCGATGAGCGGCTACCTCGGCTCACGTGAGCAGAGCGTCTATGGCGGCGTCAAGGCGTTCGGTCGCATCTTCGCGGAATCAATCTGGCTGGAACTCCGCGACCACGGGATCGACGTCCTGGAATTGATTCTCGGCGTCACACGAACACCTGCGATGCAACGTGCCGGACTCGACTTCGACATCCCCGGCATCCGGGTGGCCGAGCCCGACGACGTCGCGGCGGAGGGGCTGGCACATCTGTCCGACGGGCCGGTCTGGGTCGCGGGTGGCAACGGGCGGGCCGTCGAGAAGCGCAACGGGATGGATCGGGCCGACCTGGTACTCGGTGCGGACGAAGCGATGCGGCGAATGCTCCCGCGCGAACGGTCGAACAGATGA
- a CDS encoding serine hydrolase domain-containing protein has translation MSDIVEVHGHTDPRFDRVRDELAAQLTAGEEVGAAIAVDIDGDVVVDIWGGHRDAAQTLPWERDTIVNVWSTTKEITALSVLMLVERGLVDLHAPVATYWPEFAQNGKESIEVRHVMAHTSGVSGWEKPFTVADMYDWDAAIEHLARQAPWWEPGTASGYHAQDYGHLLGEIVRRVTGKHLKQFVADEIATPLGADLQIGATPADDDRIAEIIPPPPLEIDIASLPTDSPMFKTFTGPIAEASAANTIPWRRADMGALNGHTNARALVRVMSAISRGGTVDGVNLLSDKTIDQIFDEQARGVDLVLGVPLRWGIGYGLPEPATLSYLPDERICFWGGWGGSMTVMFPLQKMTVSYVMNKMAPGIIGSDRSEAYARAILAAVGD, from the coding sequence ATGTCCGACATCGTCGAGGTCCACGGACACACCGACCCACGGTTCGACCGGGTGCGCGACGAGCTCGCCGCGCAACTCACCGCGGGCGAGGAGGTCGGGGCGGCCATCGCGGTCGACATCGACGGCGACGTCGTGGTCGACATCTGGGGCGGCCACCGCGACGCCGCACAGACCCTCCCGTGGGAGCGCGACACGATCGTGAACGTGTGGTCGACGACCAAGGAGATCACCGCGCTGTCGGTGCTGATGCTCGTCGAGCGCGGGCTCGTCGATCTGCACGCCCCGGTCGCCACCTACTGGCCGGAGTTCGCCCAGAACGGCAAGGAGTCCATCGAGGTGCGCCACGTCATGGCGCACACCTCCGGAGTCTCCGGCTGGGAGAAACCGTTCACCGTCGCCGACATGTACGACTGGGACGCCGCGATCGAACATCTTGCGCGCCAGGCCCCGTGGTGGGAACCCGGAACGGCATCGGGCTATCACGCACAGGACTACGGACACCTGCTCGGGGAGATCGTGCGACGGGTGACCGGCAAGCATCTCAAGCAGTTCGTGGCCGACGAGATCGCCACACCGCTCGGCGCCGACCTCCAGATCGGTGCCACCCCGGCCGACGACGACCGCATTGCCGAGATCATCCCGCCACCACCACTGGAGATCGACATCGCGTCGCTACCGACCGATTCCCCGATGTTCAAGACGTTCACCGGGCCGATCGCCGAGGCGAGTGCCGCCAACACGATCCCATGGCGCCGCGCCGACATGGGCGCCCTGAACGGTCACACCAACGCCCGTGCCCTGGTGCGCGTGATGTCGGCGATCTCGCGCGGCGGAACCGTTGACGGCGTGAACCTGCTGTCGGACAAGACCATCGACCAGATCTTCGACGAGCAGGCACGCGGTGTCGACCTCGTCCTCGGCGTCCCGTTGCGTTGGGGTATCGGCTACGGGCTGCCCGAGCCCGCGACACTGTCGTATCTCCCCGACGAACGGATCTGCTTCTGGGGCGGCTGGGGTGGATCGATGACGGTGATGTTCCCCCTGCAGAAGATGACGGTCTCATACGTGATGAACAAGATGGCGCCGGGCATCATCGGGTCGGACCGTTCGGAAGCCTACGCCCGGGCGATCCTCGCGGCCGTCGGCGACTGA
- the pcaC gene encoding 4-carboxymuconolactone decarboxylase, with protein sequence MSKYDDGMAVRREVLGDAHVDKATAAITDVTREFQEFITEYAWGSIWTRPGLDRRSRSMITLTALIARGHHEELAMHLRAALRNGLSRDEIKEVILQSAIYCGVPDANTAFRIAVGVFAEVDEAAR encoded by the coding sequence ATGTCCAAGTACGACGATGGAATGGCGGTGCGCCGCGAAGTCCTCGGCGACGCGCATGTCGACAAGGCGACCGCGGCGATCACCGACGTCACACGCGAATTCCAGGAATTCATCACCGAATACGCGTGGGGCAGTATCTGGACCAGGCCGGGACTGGACCGTCGGAGTCGGTCGATGATCACCCTCACCGCACTCATCGCCCGCGGGCACCACGAGGAACTCGCGATGCATCTGCGCGCGGCACTGCGCAACGGGTTGTCGCGCGACGAGATCAAAGAGGTCATTCTGCAGTCGGCGATCTATTGCGGGGTGCCGGACGCCAACACGGCATTCCGGATCGCGGTCGGTGTGTTCGCGGAGGTAGACGAGGCAGCTCGCTGA
- a CDS encoding DUF2568 domain-containing protein: MYYLVALLVFLVELVAVGAFASLGLAWCGTGVLGWVATVVLLVAVIAFWSLFMAPKAPRRFPTVPYYLAKVVIYLAAAYALYRAAPIAAMIFVIVAVISEPLFHRHNIGHDSVARG; encoded by the coding sequence ATGTATTACCTGGTGGCGTTGCTCGTGTTCCTGGTCGAGCTGGTCGCCGTGGGCGCGTTCGCGTCGCTCGGTCTGGCGTGGTGCGGGACCGGCGTACTCGGCTGGGTCGCCACGGTGGTCCTGTTGGTCGCCGTCATCGCCTTCTGGTCACTCTTCATGGCACCGAAGGCCCCACGTCGATTCCCTACGGTGCCGTATTACCTCGCCAAGGTGGTCATCTATCTGGCCGCGGCGTACGCGCTCTATCGTGCGGCCCCGATTGCCGCCATGATCTTCGTGATCGTCGCCGTCATCTCCGAGCCACTGTTCCACCGTCACAACATCGGTCACGACAGCGTTGCGCGGGGCTGA
- the pcaG gene encoding protocatechuate 3,4-dioxygenase subunit alpha: protein MTLAPTPGQTVGPFFHYALPFDGGAELVQAGHPDRIRLHGTVFDGAGDPVPDALIEIWQADGAGNVSQEPGSLRRDGFTFTGFGRVQTDRTGHYTFATLAPGAVSPGAAPFFAVCVFARGLLDRLFTRAYLPDSARTLASDALLNSVPEERRSTLIATAEDDGYRFDIHLQGEGETVFLDHGGR, encoded by the coding sequence GTGACCCTCGCACCCACGCCGGGCCAGACCGTCGGTCCGTTCTTCCACTACGCTCTGCCGTTCGACGGCGGTGCGGAACTGGTGCAGGCCGGCCACCCCGATCGGATTCGGTTGCATGGCACCGTGTTCGACGGCGCAGGCGATCCGGTGCCGGACGCCCTGATCGAGATATGGCAGGCTGATGGCGCGGGCAACGTCAGCCAGGAGCCCGGATCTCTGCGGCGAGACGGCTTCACGTTCACCGGATTCGGCCGCGTACAGACGGACCGGACGGGCCACTACACCTTCGCGACCCTCGCCCCCGGTGCGGTGTCGCCGGGCGCAGCGCCGTTCTTCGCGGTCTGCGTCTTCGCGCGCGGCCTGCTCGATCGGCTGTTCACGCGGGCCTACCTGCCCGACAGTGCACGCACCCTGGCATCGGATGCGCTGCTCAACTCGGTGCCCGAGGAACGGCGGTCGACCCTGATCGCGACCGCCGAGGACGACGGGTACCGGTTCGACATCCATCTCCAGGGCGAGGGTGAGACCGTCTTCCTCGATCACGGCGGACGATGA
- a CDS encoding IclR family transcriptional regulator produces the protein MAGNTGSPGQSVAARALAVLGAFDRAHRALTLTEIAERAQLPLPTVHRLVRELETWGALTRRPDNRFVVGRRLWDLGLLAPIQSGIREIAAPFLQDLYAATLATVHLAVRDEAQVLYLDRLSGRASVPVVSRVGSRLPLHCTGVGKVLLAHAPDDIRRTAMEDLTPMTRHTIVAAGVLDRQLRQIRQQGYATTVEEMTLGACSVAVPVRRGDTVVAALGVVVPTLGRNRPTLVAAAQVAARGVGRMLPDTSP, from the coding sequence ATGGCGGGCAACACGGGGAGTCCAGGTCAGTCGGTTGCGGCGCGAGCACTCGCGGTGCTGGGAGCCTTCGACCGCGCGCACCGCGCTCTCACCCTGACGGAGATCGCCGAGCGGGCTCAACTGCCCCTGCCAACTGTTCACCGGCTGGTCCGGGAACTCGAGACGTGGGGCGCACTGACCCGACGCCCGGACAACCGATTCGTCGTCGGTCGGCGGCTGTGGGATCTGGGTCTGCTCGCGCCGATCCAATCGGGGATCCGTGAGATCGCGGCGCCGTTTCTGCAGGACCTCTACGCCGCGACCCTGGCCACGGTGCATCTCGCGGTCCGCGACGAGGCTCAGGTGTTGTACCTGGATCGGCTCTCCGGCCGGGCGTCCGTGCCGGTGGTCAGCCGCGTCGGGAGTCGCTTGCCGTTGCACTGCACCGGCGTCGGCAAAGTCCTCCTCGCACATGCTCCCGACGACATCCGTCGTACCGCGATGGAGGATCTGACGCCGATGACACGGCACACGATCGTCGCGGCGGGTGTCCTCGACCGGCAGCTACGGCAGATCCGCCAGCAGGGCTACGCGACCACGGTCGAGGAGATGACTCTCGGCGCTTGTTCGGTCGCCGTCCCGGTGCGCCGCGGCGACACCGTCGTCGCCGCTCTCGGTGTGGTGGTCCCGACGCTCGGGCGTAACCGGCCGACTCTGGTCGCGGCGGCACAGGTGGCAGCGCGAGGTGTCGGCAGAATGCTGCCCGACACCTCGCCATGA
- a CDS encoding 4-hydroxybenzoate 3-monooxygenase — MSTTTTTQVAIVGGGPAGLMLSHLLHVAGIESVVVDNRTVEQIETTHRAGILERDSVRLLVDSGVSDRVLTEGHEHEGISLRFGGVSHRIDFQKLAGASCWLYPQTQVFVDLHRARTRDGGDLRYGITDTEVSGVLDSPIVRFTDADGGRHEISADLVVGADGSRSICRSLVADAHQYYREYPFAWFGVMVEAPPSAPELIYTRSAQGFALISQRTDTVQRMYFQCDPTEDPAEWSDDRIWEQLHTRLAGSDGFRLKDGPVLERTVLPFRSFVQSPMRHGNLLLAGDASHTVPPTGAKGLNLALSDVRVLAEEIERAVQKGDDDALDNYTDRALSRVWKAQHFSYWMTTMLHNSSDASEFDEQRQLGELQSLVSSEAGSTYLAEGYTGWPHH; from the coding sequence ATGAGCACTACGACCACGACCCAGGTGGCCATCGTCGGTGGTGGCCCGGCGGGGCTGATGCTGTCGCATCTGCTGCACGTCGCCGGGATCGAGAGCGTGGTCGTCGACAATCGTACGGTCGAGCAGATCGAGACGACGCACCGTGCAGGCATCCTCGAGCGCGACAGCGTCCGACTGCTCGTCGATTCCGGTGTCTCGGACCGCGTCCTCACCGAGGGGCACGAGCACGAGGGGATCTCGCTGAGGTTCGGTGGGGTCAGCCACCGTATCGACTTCCAGAAACTGGCCGGGGCGTCGTGCTGGCTCTACCCACAGACCCAGGTGTTCGTCGATCTACATCGCGCGCGCACGCGGGACGGCGGCGACCTGCGGTACGGCATCACCGACACCGAGGTCAGCGGTGTGCTCGACAGCCCGATCGTCCGCTTCACCGACGCCGACGGCGGACGGCATGAGATCTCGGCCGACCTCGTCGTCGGTGCCGACGGTTCGCGCAGCATCTGTCGGTCCCTCGTCGCCGACGCGCATCAGTACTACCGGGAGTACCCCTTCGCGTGGTTCGGCGTGATGGTGGAGGCGCCGCCGAGCGCCCCGGAACTCATCTACACCCGCTCGGCCCAGGGTTTCGCGCTGATCAGCCAACGGACCGACACCGTGCAGCGCATGTACTTCCAGTGCGATCCCACCGAAGACCCTGCCGAGTGGTCCGACGACCGGATCTGGGAGCAGCTGCACACCCGGCTCGCCGGATCGGACGGATTCCGGTTGAAGGACGGTCCCGTCCTCGAGCGAACAGTGTTGCCGTTCCGGAGCTTTGTGCAGTCACCGATGCGCCATGGCAACCTCCTGCTCGCCGGCGATGCGTCACACACGGTGCCTCCGACGGGTGCCAAGGGTCTCAACCTCGCCCTGTCCGATGTGCGGGTGCTGGCCGAGGAGATCGAGCGTGCCGTGCAGAAGGGCGACGACGACGCTCTCGACAACTACACCGACCGCGCGCTGTCGCGGGTGTGGAAGGCCCAGCACTTCTCCTACTGGATGACCACGATGCTCCACAATTCCTCGGACGCATCGGAATTCGACGAACAGCGCCAACTCGGAGAGCTTCAGTCACTGGTCTCCTCGGAGGCCGGCTCCACCTATCTCGCAGAAGGGTACACAGGATGGCCACACCATTGA
- a CDS encoding LLM class F420-dependent oxidoreductase → MMVPIGVNSPIVTQFPGAHSPWEVDAGIDDLARIAAAADRLGFDHLTCSEHVAVPVAVADERGGTYWDPLATFGFLAARTERIRLATQVLVLGYHHPLEIAKRYGTLDAISGGRLVLGVGVGSLESEFDLLGASFADRGDRADDSLRALRAALSAERPEYHGVHHHFADVVVRPAAMAARVPIWVGGRTGRSLRRAVELGDGWVPFGLGRRRLREMLDTTDRREGFDVVLAAGTVEPLAEPEAAHDAVARTVEAGATIVDVTIRASSVDHYLEQLEAAAELFETN, encoded by the coding sequence ATGATGGTTCCGATCGGCGTGAACAGTCCCATCGTGACGCAGTTCCCGGGCGCGCACTCACCGTGGGAGGTCGATGCCGGCATCGACGATCTCGCGCGCATCGCCGCTGCGGCCGATCGCCTCGGCTTCGATCACCTCACGTGTAGCGAGCACGTGGCCGTACCCGTCGCGGTGGCCGACGAGCGAGGTGGCACCTACTGGGATCCGCTGGCCACCTTCGGTTTCCTGGCCGCCCGGACCGAGCGGATTCGGCTCGCGACACAGGTGTTGGTGCTGGGCTACCATCATCCGCTGGAAATCGCCAAGAGATACGGAACCCTCGATGCGATCAGCGGCGGCAGGCTGGTCCTGGGTGTCGGGGTCGGCTCGCTGGAGTCCGAATTCGATCTGCTCGGTGCGTCTTTCGCCGACCGCGGGGACCGCGCCGACGACTCCTTGCGCGCGCTGCGCGCGGCCCTCTCGGCGGAACGTCCGGAATACCATGGCGTACACCATCATTTCGCGGATGTCGTGGTCCGTCCGGCGGCGATGGCAGCGCGCGTGCCGATCTGGGTCGGCGGACGGACCGGCAGGTCGTTGCGACGGGCCGTGGAGCTCGGCGACGGCTGGGTGCCGTTCGGACTCGGCCGTCGCAGGCTCCGCGAGATGCTCGACACCACCGATCGGCGCGAGGGTTTCGATGTGGTGCTCGCGGCGGGAACGGTGGAACCCCTGGCCGAACCGGAGGCCGCGCACGACGCCGTGGCGCGCACGGTCGAAGCAGGTGCGACGATCGTGGACGTCACGATCCGGGCGTCATCGGTCGACCATTACCTCGAACAACTCGAGGCGGCGGCCGAGTTGTTCGAGACGAATTGA
- a CDS encoding alpha/beta hydrolase → MFDGVRTLYRLTRGERVVDDQPTPHTLIADGPHRRLVRYGSDADLAAARSAGRPPVLLVPPLAVPARCYDLSPDMSLVAFLLSTGRVPYLVDFGEMRYSDRHLGFEDIFDDIIPEAVGRVIDDFGSAADGLDLVAWSLGGTVSLFTVAAHPELPVRSVTAVATPLNYSVIPPYPLVKQVTRPIGATPVRLALKGMGGIPAPLVRGAYRATAWQRELKKPGYILRNADNTEALARMQVIDWFQDAMPGYPGRLSEQMWENLVYRDEIARGVLDFDGRIVDLTSIAVPIQLFGSHRDAIVSWSGAHHGVELFGDSPHVHFTTVETSHLGLIAGSDAAAQTWPRIDGFLSALDQPPT, encoded by the coding sequence ATGTTTGACGGCGTCCGCACCCTGTACCGGTTGACCCGCGGTGAACGCGTCGTCGACGATCAACCGACCCCGCACACACTCATCGCCGACGGTCCGCATCGTCGGTTGGTGCGATACGGATCCGACGCCGACCTCGCGGCCGCGCGATCGGCAGGCCGGCCCCCAGTGCTTCTCGTGCCGCCGCTGGCCGTCCCGGCCCGCTGCTACGACCTGTCACCGGACATGTCGCTGGTCGCCTTCCTGCTCTCCACCGGCCGCGTGCCGTATCTGGTGGACTTCGGCGAGATGCGCTACTCCGATCGGCATCTCGGGTTCGAGGACATCTTCGACGACATCATCCCCGAGGCGGTCGGCCGCGTGATCGACGACTTCGGGTCCGCGGCCGACGGGCTCGACCTCGTGGCGTGGAGCCTCGGCGGCACCGTGTCCCTGTTCACCGTCGCCGCCCATCCCGAACTGCCGGTGCGGTCCGTCACGGCGGTCGCCACCCCGTTGAACTATTCGGTGATACCGCCCTACCCCCTGGTCAAGCAGGTGACCCGGCCAATCGGCGCCACACCGGTCCGGCTCGCACTCAAGGGCATGGGCGGCATCCCCGCACCGCTGGTGCGCGGTGCCTACCGCGCGACGGCATGGCAGCGGGAGCTCAAGAAGCCCGGCTACATCCTGCGCAACGCCGACAACACCGAGGCCTTGGCACGCATGCAGGTGATCGACTGGTTCCAGGACGCGATGCCCGGTTATCCGGGCAGGTTGTCGGAACAGATGTGGGAGAACCTCGTCTACCGAGACGAGATCGCCCGTGGCGTACTGGACTTCGACGGCCGGATCGTCGACCTCACGTCCATCGCGGTACCGATCCAGTTGTTCGGCAGCCATCGCGACGCGATCGTCAGCTGGTCCGGCGCGCACCACGGAGTCGAGTTGTTCGGCGATTCACCGCACGTCCATTTCACCACCGTCGAGACCAGCCATCTCGGCCTCATCGCCGGTTCGGATGCCGCCGCCCAGACGTGGCCCCGGATCGACGGGTTCCTCAGCGCACTCGATCAGCCGCCGACCTGA
- a CDS encoding type IV toxin-antitoxin system AbiEi family antitoxin domain-containing protein, with translation MDFDTLIARFGGVVSTRQLIRVGYDTEAIRAAADDGTLIRLRHGWYAVAAADAEVVAVVEGGCLVTCASALRHHGLWVPEGYDGLHARLTRYGRRHAPDSCRRYGRPTPADGAIDDVATSLQYAARCLDEEGFVIVCDSAMNLGKITPDDLVDEFRRGPESIRRLVDKCDRRAASGTETAARLRLRAAGLNVLVQHEVPDVGWVDLLVGECLAVELDSRDHHTGVTNYESDRRRDRLLIADGYIPLRLTYGQVFRHWDTTYADIARIIRKRIHRRRTG, from the coding sequence GTGGATTTCGACACGCTGATCGCTCGGTTCGGCGGAGTTGTGTCGACGCGCCAACTGATCCGCGTCGGCTATGACACCGAGGCGATCAGGGCAGCCGCCGACGACGGCACTCTGATCCGGCTCAGGCACGGGTGGTACGCGGTGGCCGCCGCGGACGCTGAGGTCGTGGCAGTGGTGGAAGGCGGTTGTCTCGTCACCTGTGCCTCCGCGCTACGACATCACGGCCTGTGGGTTCCGGAAGGCTACGACGGGTTGCACGCGAGGCTCACTCGCTATGGGCGACGACACGCGCCCGACAGCTGCCGCCGATACGGGCGTCCTACACCGGCGGACGGCGCGATCGATGACGTCGCGACCTCTCTGCAGTACGCGGCGCGATGTCTGGACGAGGAGGGCTTTGTCATTGTCTGTGATTCGGCGATGAACCTCGGAAAGATCACCCCTGACGACCTCGTGGACGAGTTCCGGCGCGGGCCCGAGTCGATCAGGCGGTTGGTCGACAAGTGTGATCGTCGAGCGGCGTCGGGGACCGAGACCGCGGCACGCCTGCGACTGCGCGCGGCCGGGCTGAACGTGCTGGTTCAACACGAGGTGCCGGATGTGGGGTGGGTCGATCTGCTGGTCGGTGAGTGTCTCGCTGTGGAACTCGACAGCCGCGACCACCACACAGGTGTCACGAACTACGAATCGGATCGTCGGCGTGATCGTCTGCTGATCGCCGATGGCTACATCCCGTTGCGGCTCACCTACGGTCAGGTGTTCCGGCACTGGGACACCACCTACGCGGACATTGCGCGGATCATCCGCAAGCGTATCCACCGACGTCGGACCGGGTGA
- the pcaH gene encoding protocatechuate 3,4-dioxygenase subunit beta, protein MATPLITGADEEPEVFDEHGQISSDAAQGTQQQISDEIARIGADHASSLSAGEAPETAPRLNYPPYRSSLLRHPTKNFHHSDPEGIELWSPAFGHRDVDPLEADLTIAHNGDPIGERLVVTGRVLDGDGQPIRHQLVEVWQANAAGRYIHKRDQHPAPIDPNFTGVGRCLTDDDGWYKFTTIKPGPYPWKNHHNAWRPAHIHFSVFGTAFTQRLVTQMYFPGDPLFAFDPIYQAIVDQQARERLVATYDHDLTQHEWSTGYRWDIVLTGSRQTPMEDDQ, encoded by the coding sequence ATGGCCACACCATTGATCACGGGCGCGGACGAGGAGCCGGAGGTGTTCGACGAGCACGGGCAGATCTCGTCGGACGCCGCGCAGGGTACGCAGCAGCAGATCAGCGACGAGATCGCGCGGATCGGTGCGGATCACGCGTCGTCCCTGTCGGCGGGTGAGGCGCCGGAGACCGCTCCCCGGCTGAACTATCCGCCGTACCGGTCGAGCCTGCTGCGCCACCCCACCAAGAACTTTCACCACTCCGACCCGGAAGGCATCGAACTCTGGTCGCCGGCCTTCGGCCACCGCGACGTCGACCCGCTCGAGGCCGACCTCACGATTGCGCACAACGGCGATCCGATCGGCGAGCGCCTCGTGGTGACCGGACGCGTGCTCGACGGTGACGGACAACCGATCCGCCACCAGCTCGTCGAGGTCTGGCAGGCCAATGCGGCCGGACGTTACATCCACAAGCGTGACCAGCATCCCGCGCCGATCGACCCGAACTTCACCGGCGTGGGCCGCTGCCTCACCGACGACGACGGGTGGTACAAGTTCACCACCATCAAGCCTGGCCCGTACCCGTGGAAGAACCACCACAACGCGTGGCGCCCGGCCCACATCCACTTCTCGGTGTTCGGTACGGCCTTCACTCAGCGGCTGGTCACCCAGATGTACTTTCCGGGTGACCCACTCTTCGCGTTTGACCCGATCTACCAGGCGATCGTCGATCAGCAGGCCCGAGAGCGACTCGTCGCCACCTACGACCACGATCTGACCCAGCACGAATGGTCAACCGGATACCGTTGGGACATCGTGCTCACCGGAAGCCGGCAGACCCCGATGGAGGATGACCAGTGA
- a CDS encoding lyase family protein, whose translation MPDLLWPGDHHAGDILTDVAILDAMLQVESAWSAALVKAGIAPTDAVVSVDTLRGLIADGDIEGIAEEAESGGNPVIPLVRRLRDGLGSSTVGTWLHRGLTSQDVIDTALMLCIAVGFDAVRIELDAQVGALLHLADDHRHTRLVARTLTQHAVPMTFGLKAAQWLHGVLDARGQVAGLTFPVQMGGAAGTSAAVAELSGRGADAGPIAVQTGAVAADILGLAPVAPWHSVRTAVTRSGDAAVGCTDAWGHIANDVLVLSRPEIGELSEGSGGSSSTMPHKANPVLSVLIRRAALSAPPLGSTLHLAAADAIEERTAGAWHVEWDALRTLVRRTVVAARQTSRLVAELDVHGDRMQANLAGAGAAVTSEQESMSTVVGHAPGPEYLGATQQYIDAQLARARRVITEGA comes from the coding sequence GTGCCTGATCTCCTCTGGCCCGGCGATCATCATGCCGGTGATATTCTCACCGACGTAGCAATTCTCGACGCCATGCTGCAGGTGGAATCGGCCTGGTCGGCGGCGCTCGTCAAAGCCGGGATCGCGCCGACGGACGCAGTGGTCTCCGTCGACACCCTCCGTGGTCTGATCGCCGACGGCGACATCGAGGGAATCGCCGAGGAAGCGGAATCCGGTGGCAATCCGGTGATCCCGCTCGTCCGGCGGCTACGTGACGGGCTCGGTTCGTCGACGGTCGGCACGTGGCTGCATCGCGGGCTCACCAGCCAGGATGTGATCGACACAGCGCTGATGCTCTGTATTGCAGTGGGTTTCGATGCTGTTCGGATCGAACTCGACGCTCAGGTCGGGGCACTCCTACATCTCGCCGACGACCACCGCCACACGAGGTTGGTGGCACGCACGCTCACCCAACACGCGGTCCCGATGACCTTCGGACTCAAGGCGGCACAATGGCTGCACGGGGTCCTCGATGCCCGCGGGCAGGTCGCGGGTCTGACCTTCCCGGTTCAGATGGGCGGTGCGGCAGGGACATCGGCGGCCGTCGCCGAACTCTCGGGGCGTGGGGCGGATGCGGGTCCGATCGCGGTCCAGACCGGGGCGGTCGCCGCGGACATCCTCGGCCTCGCACCGGTGGCGCCATGGCATTCCGTCCGCACCGCGGTCACACGCAGCGGCGATGCGGCGGTGGGCTGCACCGACGCCTGGGGCCACATCGCCAACGACGTGCTGGTGCTGTCGCGCCCCGAGATCGGCGAGCTGTCCGAAGGTTCCGGCGGCTCGTCGTCGACGATGCCGCACAAGGCCAATCCCGTTCTGTCGGTGCTCATCCGGCGAGCGGCATTGAGCGCCCCGCCGCTCGGTTCCACTCTGCATCTGGCGGCCGCGGATGCCATCGAGGAGCGCACCGCAGGCGCGTGGCACGTCGAGTGGGATGCGCTGCGGACGTTGGTCCGGAGGACCGTCGTCGCGGCGCGGCAGACCAGTCGGCTCGTCGCCGAACTGGACGTCCACGGCGATCGGATGCAGGCGAACCTGGCGGGTGCGGGGGCGGCGGTGACATCGGAACAGGAATCGATGTCGACGGTCGTCGGGCACGCGCCGGGACCGGAGTATCTCGGCGCCACACAGCAATACATCGACGCCCAGCTTGCACGGGCTCGGCGCGTCATAACGGAAGGGGCTTGA